One genomic segment of Streptomyces sp. RKND-216 includes these proteins:
- a CDS encoding TerD family protein, whose translation MSRQFQRGHKARISDLTAGTDLYVGVQITGPGLGFDISCFGLDAQERLADDRYFVFFNQPKSPEESVQLLGAQAGDTESFRVTLDRIPAQIQKLSFTATVDGAGQMSQIAPGYLRIVAGGEEVARYAFEGSEFTTERAVMLGDFYLKDVWRFAAVGQGFDGGLEALLRHFGGEVLEEEPTGTGAAPGTAPGFAPPGAPAQAAPGFAPPPGQAAPQAQQSPPAPPQVPAPAPGPAQPAPALGAPQAPAQPPFGQQPPAPPAQPGPPGGPGWQPGESFAAPAASPPAAAPPAPQGVPAPAPPPFGQHPPGPPGQPTVPGQTMGNPFAAAQPPAAAVQPVPQTPPPGLGTALEKYREAATGQRWTLQNEELARVDLGVDGQPVLARQGSMVLYQGKVDFSYKGAGFKGRVVGNATGQEMQLMRCTGGGQVFFAESASHLHPIELQGDAICVSAENVLAFDESLHHEVRRIEGHGIPGGALFTMQFQGTGTVVVRTQGTPVVLPVTPTTFADADAVVAWSAGAQVIVSSQVRLRRQVYGGQSGETVNLQFRGAPGNFIVVQPCEV comes from the coding sequence ATGTCCAGGCAATTCCAACGCGGCCACAAGGCCAGGATCAGTGATCTGACGGCGGGCACGGACCTGTACGTGGGCGTGCAGATCACCGGACCGGGCCTCGGGTTCGACATCAGCTGCTTCGGTCTCGACGCCCAGGAGAGGCTCGCCGACGACCGCTACTTCGTCTTCTTCAATCAGCCCAAGTCGCCCGAGGAGTCCGTGCAGCTGCTCGGCGCGCAGGCGGGCGACACCGAGTCGTTCCGGGTCACGCTGGACAGGATTCCCGCCCAGATCCAGAAGCTCTCCTTCACCGCGACCGTCGACGGGGCCGGGCAGATGTCCCAGATCGCCCCGGGCTACCTGCGGATCGTCGCAGGAGGCGAGGAGGTCGCCCGCTACGCCTTCGAGGGTTCGGAGTTCACCACCGAACGCGCCGTGATGCTCGGGGACTTCTATCTCAAGGACGTGTGGCGCTTCGCCGCGGTTGGGCAGGGCTTCGACGGCGGACTGGAAGCGCTGCTGCGGCACTTCGGCGGAGAGGTGCTGGAGGAGGAGCCCACCGGAACTGGCGCGGCTCCCGGCACCGCGCCGGGCTTCGCGCCTCCGGGCGCCCCGGCGCAGGCCGCGCCCGGCTTCGCGCCGCCCCCTGGGCAGGCCGCCCCGCAGGCCCAGCAGAGCCCACCGGCCCCCCCGCAGGTTCCGGCACCGGCGCCTGGGCCGGCCCAGCCCGCACCGGCCCTCGGCGCCCCGCAGGCGCCCGCCCAGCCGCCGTTCGGCCAGCAGCCTCCGGCTCCTCCGGCACAGCCCGGCCCGCCCGGCGGTCCCGGCTGGCAGCCCGGCGAGTCCTTTGCGGCGCCCGCCGCGTCGCCACCGGCCGCCGCCCCGCCCGCGCCGCAGGGCGTACCGGCACCAGCCCCGCCGCCTTTCGGTCAGCATCCCCCGGGTCCGCCCGGGCAGCCCACCGTGCCCGGCCAGACCATGGGCAACCCGTTCGCCGCGGCTCAGCCGCCCGCCGCAGCCGTCCAGCCGGTGCCGCAGACGCCGCCCCCCGGCCTGGGCACGGCCCTGGAGAAGTACCGCGAGGCCGCCACCGGCCAGCGCTGGACCCTGCAGAACGAGGAACTGGCCCGCGTCGACCTCGGCGTCGACGGGCAGCCCGTGCTCGCACGTCAGGGCAGCATGGTGCTGTACCAGGGCAAGGTCGACTTCTCCTACAAGGGCGCCGGCTTCAAGGGCCGCGTCGTCGGCAACGCCACGGGCCAGGAGATGCAGTTGATGCGCTGCACCGGCGGCGGGCAGGTCTTCTTCGCCGAGAGCGCGTCCCACCTGCACCCCATCGAACTCCAGGGCGACGCGATCTGCGTCTCTGCGGAGAACGTGCTCGCCTTCGACGAGTCGCTGCACCACGAGGTGCGGCGCATCGAGGGCCACGGCATCCCCGGCGGCGCGCTGTTCACCATGCAGTTCCAGGGCACCGGCACGGTCGTCGTCAGGACGCAGGGCACGCCCGTGGTGCTGCCCGTCACGCCGACGACCTTC
- a CDS encoding M48 family metallopeptidase: MTVEPLNSTGTGRGTVEVRRSTRRRRTVSAYRDGDRTVVLIPDRMTAAEEERWIGVMLDRLAAQENRRMLDGSELARRATELSEQYLQGRARPSSVRWVTNQHTRWGSCTPAEGSIRLSHRLQGMPSFVVDYVLLHELAHLLVPGHGPDFWGLLDTYPRTERARGFLEGVAAAGRLPHTPSAQGE; encoded by the coding sequence GTGACCGTCGAGCCGCTGAACAGCACCGGAACCGGCAGAGGCACAGTCGAGGTGCGCCGGAGCACCCGTCGCCGTCGCACGGTCTCGGCCTACCGGGACGGTGACCGCACCGTGGTGCTCATCCCCGACCGGATGACCGCGGCGGAGGAGGAACGCTGGATCGGGGTGATGCTGGACCGGCTGGCCGCCCAGGAGAACCGGCGGATGCTCGACGGCAGCGAACTCGCCCGCCGCGCCACCGAACTCTCCGAGCAGTACCTCCAGGGCCGGGCCCGCCCCTCGTCCGTGCGCTGGGTCACCAACCAGCACACCCGGTGGGGCTCCTGCACCCCTGCCGAGGGCAGCATCCGGCTCTCGCACCGGCTTCAGGGCATGCCCTCCTTCGTCGTCGACTACGTGCTGCTGCACGAGCTCGCGCACCTGCTGGTGCCGGGCCACGGGCCGGATTTCTGGGGGCTGTTGGACACCTACCCGCGTACCGAGCGGGCCCGCGGCTTCCTGGAGGGCGTCGCCGCCGCCGGGCGTCTGCCGCACACTCCTTCCGCACAGGGTGAGTGA
- a CDS encoding ThiF family adenylyltransferase has product MHPMIKPALRRGWRDRQTLQYGVAPAHAVLLGPVDDASAAFLDRLDGTRSMELLRQEAVRAGLPPGAADTLVARLTAAGLLDDAETYRRAAGRPGDGLRADLASLSTVHPEPGGGPARLAARRRARVRVRGAGRVGAAVAALLSAAGVGRVEVLDGGDVEPWDTLPGGIGRGRIGERRDVAARRVVCEAAPWPRRPPPEATRDGDGIALVVVTPRDGLDAYAPDPAAAAAHLRAGAPHLFAGVLEGTGFVGPLVLPGVTACAECLHRARAEREPAWPLVVAQWRSSGRGRAGVPACDAALATMVAGITASYALSFLDGDGLPAAGFRTRWVLPHLSAETERLTPHTDCPCGAASGPGDPPPSAGVPVQSTMAR; this is encoded by the coding sequence ATGCATCCCATGATCAAGCCGGCGTTGCGCCGGGGCTGGCGTGACCGGCAGACACTCCAGTACGGCGTGGCTCCCGCGCACGCGGTGCTGCTCGGGCCGGTGGACGACGCGTCGGCGGCGTTCCTGGACCGGCTGGACGGCACCCGCAGCATGGAGCTGCTGCGGCAGGAGGCGGTACGTGCCGGCCTGCCGCCGGGCGCGGCCGACACCCTCGTGGCCCGGCTGACCGCCGCCGGGCTGCTGGACGACGCCGAGACGTACCGGCGGGCGGCCGGGCGGCCGGGGGACGGGCTGCGGGCGGACCTGGCGTCGCTGTCCACCGTGCACCCCGAGCCGGGCGGCGGGCCGGCACGCCTGGCGGCCCGCCGCCGGGCACGGGTCCGGGTGCGCGGTGCGGGCCGGGTCGGCGCGGCGGTGGCGGCCCTGCTGTCGGCCGCCGGGGTGGGCCGGGTGGAGGTGCTGGACGGCGGAGACGTCGAGCCGTGGGACACGCTGCCCGGCGGAATCGGCAGGGGCCGGATCGGTGAACGGCGGGACGTGGCCGCGCGCCGCGTGGTGTGCGAGGCGGCGCCGTGGCCGCGCCGGCCCCCACCCGAGGCCACCCGTGACGGCGACGGCATCGCGCTGGTGGTCGTAACGCCACGCGACGGGCTGGACGCCTACGCCCCGGATCCAGCGGCGGCCGCCGCACATCTGCGGGCGGGCGCTCCGCATCTCTTCGCGGGGGTGCTGGAGGGCACCGGCTTCGTCGGTCCGCTCGTGCTGCCGGGCGTGACGGCGTGCGCGGAGTGCCTGCACCGTGCGCGGGCGGAGCGGGAGCCGGCGTGGCCGCTGGTCGTGGCGCAGTGGCGCAGCTCGGGCCGCGGACGGGCGGGCGTCCCCGCCTGCGACGCGGCACTGGCGACGATGGTGGCGGGGATCACGGCGTCGTACGCGCTGAGTTTCCTGGACGGCGACGGGCTACCGGCCGCAGGCTTCCGGACCCGCTGGGTGCTGCCCCATCTGAGTGCGGAGACGGAGCGGTTGACGCCGCACACGGACTGCCCGTGCGGAGCGGCTTCCGGTCCGGGTGACCCTCCGCCCTCGGCAGGCGTCCCGGTGCAGTCCACAATGGCCCGGTAG
- a CDS encoding AarF/ABC1/UbiB kinase family protein — protein MSDLPRRAVTRTAKLAALPLGFAGRATWGLGKRIGGYSAELVGNELQQRTAEQLFRVLGELKGGAMKFGQALSVFESALPEEIAGPYRATLTKLQEAAPPMPADTVHGVLAESLGEDWRELFEEFEDKPSAAASIGQVHRGVWHDGREVAVKVQYPGAGDALISDLAQLGRFARLLGPLVPGMDVKPLITELRERVTEELDYALEAEAQRGYVEQFADDPDVWVPDVVHQGACVLVTEWMTGVPLSEVIAEGGEEARDRAGQLLARFLFSGTARTGLLHADPHPGNFRLIPGEDPDSPPAEWKLGVLDFGTVDRLPDGLPPTIGTALRLALDGDGDAVYAMLREEGFVKDSIDLEPDAVLDYLVPIIEPARVEAFTFSRGWMREQAARIADPRSPAHQLGKQLNLPPSYLLIHRVTLSTIGVLCQLGATVALRDEMADWVPGFDPSPPEEAGVPLDDTAPGA, from the coding sequence ATGTCTGATCTTCCCCGCAGGGCGGTCACCCGCACCGCGAAACTGGCCGCACTCCCCCTGGGTTTCGCGGGGCGTGCGACCTGGGGCCTCGGCAAGCGGATCGGGGGGTACTCCGCGGAGCTCGTCGGCAACGAACTGCAACAGCGCACCGCGGAACAGCTGTTCCGGGTGCTGGGCGAGCTGAAGGGGGGCGCGATGAAGTTCGGGCAGGCGCTCTCCGTTTTCGAGTCGGCGCTTCCCGAGGAGATCGCCGGCCCTTACCGCGCGACGCTGACCAAGCTCCAGGAGGCGGCGCCCCCGATGCCCGCCGACACGGTGCACGGGGTGCTGGCCGAGAGCCTGGGCGAGGACTGGCGTGAGCTCTTCGAGGAGTTCGAGGACAAGCCGTCGGCCGCCGCCTCGATCGGCCAGGTGCACCGGGGTGTGTGGCACGACGGCCGCGAGGTCGCGGTGAAGGTGCAGTACCCGGGCGCCGGGGACGCACTGATCTCCGACTTGGCACAGCTCGGCCGGTTCGCCCGGCTGCTCGGCCCGCTGGTGCCCGGCATGGACGTGAAGCCGCTGATCACCGAGCTGCGCGAGCGCGTCACCGAGGAGCTGGACTACGCGCTGGAGGCCGAGGCGCAGCGCGGGTACGTCGAGCAGTTCGCGGACGACCCCGACGTGTGGGTGCCGGACGTCGTGCACCAGGGCGCTTGCGTACTGGTGACCGAGTGGATGACCGGCGTGCCGCTGTCGGAGGTGATCGCCGAGGGCGGGGAAGAGGCACGCGACCGGGCGGGGCAGTTGCTCGCGCGCTTCCTGTTCTCCGGCACGGCCCGCACCGGGCTGCTGCACGCCGACCCGCACCCGGGGAACTTCCGGCTGATACCGGGCGAGGACCCGGACAGCCCGCCGGCGGAGTGGAAGCTGGGAGTGCTGGACTTCGGCACCGTCGACCGGCTGCCCGACGGGCTGCCGCCGACGATCGGCACTGCGCTGCGCCTCGCTCTGGACGGCGACGGGGACGCGGTGTACGCGATGCTGCGGGAGGAGGGCTTCGTCAAGGACTCCATCGATCTGGAGCCGGACGCGGTGCTGGACTACCTGGTGCCGATCATCGAGCCGGCGCGGGTGGAGGCGTTCACCTTCAGCCGGGGCTGGATGCGGGAGCAGGCCGCCCGGATCGCCGATCCGCGCTCGCCGGCGCACCAGTTGGGCAAGCAGCTGAACCTGCCCCCGTCGTACCTGCTGATCCACCGGGTCACGCTCAGCACGATCGGGGTGCTGTGCCAGCTGGGCGCCACGGTGGCTCTGCGGGACGAGATGGCCGACTGGGTGCCGGGCTTCGACCCGTCACCCCCGGAGGAGGCCGGGGTACCACTCGACGACACGGCCCCGGGTGCGTGA
- a CDS encoding WhiB family transcriptional regulator, producing MHLEAHAPSPTTDLIPPGPTEDSLTAPLITLTELDDAIDRLGVAVPCRSYDPEVFFAEAPADVEYAKSLCQTCPLREACLAGAKDRREPWGVWGGELFVQGVVVPRKRPRGRPRKNPVVA from the coding sequence GTGCATCTCGAAGCGCACGCGCCGTCACCGACCACCGACCTGATCCCGCCCGGCCCCACGGAGGACTCCTTGACCGCCCCGCTCATCACCCTCACCGAGCTCGATGACGCCATCGACAGGCTCGGCGTCGCCGTCCCCTGCCGCTCCTACGACCCGGAGGTCTTCTTCGCCGAGGCCCCCGCGGACGTCGAGTACGCCAAGTCGCTCTGCCAGACCTGCCCGCTGCGCGAGGCATGCCTGGCCGGCGCCAAGGACCGGCGCGAGCCCTGGGGCGTCTGGGGCGGCGAGCTGTTCGTCCAGGGCGTCGTCGTTCCCCGCAAGCGGCCGCGTGGCCGTCCGCGGAAGAACCCGGTCGTGGCATGA
- a CDS encoding LCP family protein, with protein sequence MTNPPPHNHDEPFEQPRPRGVSAARRGAAYRYGPRSRHARRRSGLRRLRRACVMLLVTVLAAGLGGYAWADHRLDQAVDLGAYGPRPPAGEGTTYLIVGSDSRGGLSAQERADLHAGGGGGRRADVMILLHTGSAGTTMVSLPRDSWVTVPAHTRPETGKHVPAGGDKLNAAFSHGGPELLLRTVEHNTGLRVDHYAEIGFGGFVDVVDSLGGVRMCLRRDIRDEKSGADLRKGCQDLDGADALAFVRQRHQEARGDLGRTRNQQRLLAALAHQAARPDSLLDPAESYGALSAGLDALVVDRGMSLRDLAAMARAVRDVAGGDGRRMNVPVSGVGVPTSKGSAVTWDRSEASRLFRLLRQDRAVPPGLPPG encoded by the coding sequence ATGACGAACCCGCCCCCGCACAACCACGACGAGCCCTTCGAGCAGCCCCGGCCCCGCGGCGTGTCCGCCGCGCGGCGCGGCGCGGCGTACCGCTACGGCCCGCGCAGCAGGCACGCGCGCCGTCGCAGCGGTCTGCGCCGGCTGCGGCGGGCGTGCGTCATGCTCCTGGTGACCGTGCTCGCCGCCGGCCTCGGCGGCTACGCGTGGGCCGACCACCGGCTGGACCAGGCGGTCGACCTCGGCGCGTACGGCCCGCGGCCGCCGGCGGGCGAGGGCACCACCTACCTGATCGTGGGTTCCGACAGCCGCGGCGGGTTGTCCGCGCAGGAGCGGGCCGACCTGCACGCCGGCGGGGGCGGAGGCCGCCGCGCGGACGTGATGATCCTGCTGCACACCGGGTCCGCCGGCACCACCATGGTCAGCCTGCCGCGGGACTCCTGGGTCACCGTCCCGGCGCACACCCGGCCCGAGACCGGCAAGCACGTACCGGCGGGCGGGGACAAACTCAACGCGGCGTTCTCGCACGGGGGACCGGAACTCCTGCTGCGCACCGTCGAGCACAACACCGGGCTGCGCGTGGACCACTACGCGGAGATCGGCTTCGGCGGCTTCGTGGACGTGGTCGACTCCCTGGGCGGGGTCCGGATGTGCCTGCGCCGAGACATCCGGGACGAGAAGTCGGGTGCCGACCTGCGGAAGGGCTGCCAGGACCTGGACGGCGCCGACGCCCTCGCCTTCGTCCGGCAGCGGCACCAGGAGGCGCGCGGTGACCTGGGGCGCACCCGGAACCAGCAGCGGCTTCTCGCCGCCCTGGCCCACCAGGCCGCCAGGCCGGACTCGCTGCTGGACCCCGCCGAGTCCTACGGGGCGCTGAGCGCCGGCCTGGACGCGCTCGTCGTCGACCGGGGGATGAGCCTGCGGGACCTGGCGGCGATGGCGCGCGCGGTGCGGGACGTGGCGGGCGGCGACGGCCGCCGCATGAACGTGCCCGTGTCGGGCGTCGGCGTGCCCACGTCCAAGGGCAGTGCCGTGACCTGGGACCGGTCCGAGGCGAGCAGGCTCTTCCGCCTGCTGCGGCAGGACCGGGCGGTGCCGCCGGGCCTGCCGCCCGGCTGA
- a CDS encoding bifunctional polysaccharide deacetylase/glycosyltransferase family 2 protein, with translation MSPRHALRRPPRGHWILLLLVLPVIAAALLFEGWSTHEIDAARAKEPCTSPIPGAADDGDPVLRLADGRIETASMQPRTAALTFDGGPDPVWTPRILELLRRHDAHATFFVTGAQAARNPALMRRIVAEGHEVGSYTYTGGALGKASDLRFRMELSLTQTALAGSAGVRTRLLRLPHTTAADTMCGPEWSAARRAAEKGYLLVAADRSSRKARKGVVRQYSHTDLGHREARALLRNPRIDDFPTVSAGLGTPTFTTPASGLQRIEGEGLMWMQAAGGAFTRLTAWALGIAGALGVLRLLLLLLFARAHVRRRYRDPARAHGPGGVTAPVTVLVPAHNEQAGIASTVYSLLGSTHPRLEIVVVDDGSTDDTAAIVERIDDPRVTLVRQPNRGKPGALNTGLAHARYDIVVMVDADTVFEPEALHRLVQPLADSRVGAVSGNTKVGNRRRLLGRWQHLEYVVGFNLDRRMFEVLQCMPTVPGAIGAFRREALAHAGGVSDDTLAEDTDLTMSMGRAGWRIVYEESAVAWTEVPTSLRQLWRQRYRWCYGTLQAMWKHRRSLRERGAAGRFGRRGLSYLMLFQVLLPLFAPVVDVFALYGVCIADRGTAVAVWLGFLGVQMVTAAYALRLDRERLRALWTLPLQLFVYRQLLYLVVIQSVMTALAGSRLKWQRLRRAGTADPYLEAEDTRPQPVPVRKVPEGAER, from the coding sequence GTGAGCCCGCGACACGCGCTGCGCCGACCGCCACGCGGTCACTGGATCCTGCTGCTGCTCGTCCTCCCGGTGATCGCCGCAGCCTTGCTCTTCGAAGGCTGGTCCACCCACGAGATCGACGCGGCACGGGCGAAGGAGCCGTGCACCAGCCCGATACCCGGGGCCGCCGACGACGGTGACCCGGTGCTGCGCCTTGCCGACGGCCGGATCGAGACGGCTTCCATGCAGCCCCGCACCGCCGCGCTCACCTTCGACGGCGGTCCCGACCCGGTCTGGACGCCGCGCATCCTGGAGCTGCTGCGCCGGCACGACGCACACGCCACCTTCTTCGTCACCGGCGCGCAGGCGGCCCGGAATCCGGCACTGATGCGTCGGATCGTCGCGGAGGGGCACGAAGTCGGGTCCTACACCTACACCGGTGGCGCCCTGGGCAAGGCCTCCGACCTGCGGTTCCGCATGGAGTTGTCGCTGACCCAGACGGCGCTGGCCGGTTCGGCCGGCGTGCGTACCCGGCTCCTGCGCCTGCCGCACACGACGGCCGCCGACACGATGTGCGGACCCGAATGGTCGGCCGCACGGCGCGCCGCGGAGAAGGGGTACCTGCTGGTCGCCGCCGACCGCTCGTCGCGCAAGGCGAGGAAGGGGGTCGTGCGCCAGTACAGCCACACCGACCTGGGCCACCGCGAGGCGCGCGCCCTGCTGCGCAATCCGCGGATCGACGACTTCCCCACCGTCTCGGCCGGACTCGGCACGCCCACGTTCACCACTCCCGCGAGCGGTCTCCAACGGATCGAGGGCGAGGGCCTGATGTGGATGCAGGCCGCCGGCGGCGCTTTCACCCGCCTGACGGCCTGGGCCCTGGGCATCGCCGGGGCGCTGGGCGTGCTGCGCCTGCTGCTGCTCCTCCTCTTCGCCCGCGCCCACGTGCGCCGCCGGTACCGCGACCCCGCTCGCGCACACGGCCCGGGTGGGGTGACCGCGCCGGTCACGGTGCTGGTGCCCGCGCACAACGAGCAGGCGGGGATCGCGTCCACCGTGTACTCGCTCCTCGGCTCCACCCACCCGCGACTGGAGATCGTCGTCGTCGACGACGGGTCGACGGACGACACCGCGGCGATCGTCGAGCGGATCGACGACCCGCGCGTCACCCTGGTCCGGCAGCCCAACCGCGGCAAGCCCGGCGCCCTCAACACCGGTCTCGCGCACGCCCGGTACGACATCGTGGTGATGGTCGACGCGGACACCGTCTTCGAACCGGAGGCGCTGCACCGGCTCGTCCAGCCGCTCGCCGACTCCCGGGTCGGCGCGGTCAGCGGCAACACCAAGGTGGGCAACCGGCGCCGGCTGCTCGGCCGGTGGCAGCATCTCGAGTACGTCGTCGGCTTCAACCTGGACCGGCGCATGTTCGAGGTCCTGCAGTGCATGCCCACGGTTCCGGGCGCCATCGGAGCGTTCCGCAGGGAGGCCTTGGCGCACGCCGGCGGGGTCAGCGACGACACGCTCGCCGAGGACACCGACCTCACGATGTCGATGGGGCGGGCCGGCTGGCGGATCGTGTACGAGGAGTCGGCCGTGGCGTGGACCGAGGTGCCCACGTCGCTCCGCCAGCTGTGGCGGCAGCGCTACCGGTGGTGCTACGGCACGCTCCAGGCCATGTGGAAGCACCGCCGTTCCCTGCGGGAACGGGGCGCGGCCGGCCGGTTCGGCCGTCGCGGCCTGAGCTACCTGATGCTGTTCCAGGTGCTTCTGCCGCTCTTCGCCCCGGTGGTCGACGTCTTCGCGCTGTACGGGGTGTGCATCGCCGACCGGGGGACGGCCGTCGCGGTCTGGCTGGGCTTCCTCGGCGTCCAGATGGTCACCGCGGCGTACGCCCTGCGCCTAGACCGGGAACGGCTCCGCGCGTTGTGGACGCTGCCGCTCCAGCTCTTCGTCTACCGCCAGCTGCTCTACCTGGTCGTGATCCAGTCCGTGATGACCGCACTGGCCGGCAGCCGGCTGAAGTGGCAGCGGCTGCGCCGCGCGGGCACCGCCGACCCCTACCTGGAGGCGGAGGACACACGTCCGCAGCCGGTGCCGGTACGGAAGGTCCCCGAGGGAGCCGAGCGATGA